A single genomic interval of Pithys albifrons albifrons isolate INPA30051 chromosome 11, PitAlb_v1, whole genome shotgun sequence harbors:
- the KCNE4 gene encoding potassium voltage-gated channel subfamily E member 4 — MLKMDHANVTQAMLDAESRSTEKNNSNEYFYILIVMSFYGIFLIGIMLGYMKSKRKEKSSNLLLLYKDEEREWGEAVKPLPTVAGLKSAQIPMMLNMLQESMVPSLSCAICSMEGSSVSSESSSPDVHFTIQEEVLDTELGEVSETLLNESSEGSVENIHKNS, encoded by the coding sequence ATGCTGAAGATGGACCATGCAAATGTGACCCAAGCCATGCTTGATGCTGAATCCCGCAGCACAGAGAAGAACAACAGCAACGAGTATTTTTACATTCTGATAGTCATGTCTTTCTATGGGATCTTCCTGATAGGGATAATGCTTGGCTACATGAAAtccaaaagaaaagagaagtcaTCCAATTTGCTTCTGCTCTACAAAGACGAGGAGAGAGAATGGGGTGAAGCTGTAAAGCCTCTACCAACTGTAGCAGGGCTGAAATCTGCCCAGATCCCCATGATGCTGAACATGCTGCAGGAGAGCATGGTGccatccctgtcctgtgccATCTGCTCCATGGAAGGCAGCAGTGTGAGCTCCGAGTCCTCCTCCCCAGATGTGCATTTCACCATCCAGGAAGAAGTGCTGGATACTGAACTAGGGGAAGTGTCAGAAACACTTCTCAACGAGAGCAGCGAGGGGTCTGTGGAAAACATCCATAAGAACTCCTAG